CTGACTTCGATCGCCAGTTAAGTGAACTCGGCCGCCGGTCTAGCGTGATCGGCGGCGGCTCCATTCAATCCCCAGTCCGGGCCCCTCTGGCGAGAGATGCCGGTCCTCTCGCGATGTCGGACACTGCCCCCGTCGTGGATGACCGGTTGGAGAGGTCACGTGGAATTTGCGTTTCTATTCGCCGATTGGCTCGGCAAGCCTGTCTGGATGTGGCTGAGTTTCATTTCGATCGTCACAGCACTTCTGGTCTTCGATCTTGGCGTGCTCCACCGTGACAATCACGAGATCAAGGTTCGCGAGAGCCTGATCCTGTCGTCAATGTACATCACGCTCGGCCTCGCCTTTGGCGGCTGGGTCTGGTGGCAGCTCGGTGCGGAATCCGGCATGAACTACCTGACCGGCTTTGTGGTCGAGAAGACGCTGGCTCTCGACAACGTCTTCGTCATCGCTCTGATCTTCTCTTTCTTCGCCGTGCCACGCCAATACCAGCACCGCGTGCTGTTCTGGGGCATCTTGGGCGTCATCGTCCTGCGTGCCATCATGATTGGTCTCGGTGCGACGCTTGTCTCCCAGTTCTCCTGGGTGCTCTACATCTTTGCGGCGTTCCTAGTGATCACCGGCATCAAGATGCTTTGGATCGGCGACAAGGAGCCTGAGATCGGTAACAACCTCGTCGTCGGGTTCCTGAGGCGTCGCTTTAACGTCATCGACGAGCACCACGGCCAGCATTTCTTCGTCAAGAAGCCAGACCCGAAGACCGGTAGGCTGGTCTGGTTCATGACGCCGCTCTTTATGGCGCTCGTTATGGTCGAGCTCGCCGACCTGATCTTCGCGGTGGATTCGGTCCCAGCCATCTTCGCCATCACCACCGACCCGTTCATCGTCTACACGTCCAACATATTCGCCATACTCGGCTTGCGTGCGCTCTACTTCGCGCTCGCTGCGATGATCCACCGGTTCCAGTATCTGAAGCCCGCGTTGGCGATTGTGCTCATCTTCATCGGCTCGAAGATTTTTGTCGCTGACCTTCTCGGCCTCGCGAAATTCCCCGCCGCGCTCTCGCTGGGCGTCACCTTCGCTATCATCGCCTCCGGCGTGGTCTGGAGTCTGGCCAAGACGCGGGCGCAGCCGCAGCATGTCGGGCAGAAGAGCTGCCGTGCGCATGAAAACTGACCCGTGATGCTGGGTTGCAGGCCCGGTGCCACATGCTTCCATCATACATCTGCTGAGATTTGCAGACTCAGCAACTAGGAGTTGAACCGATGCAAGAGTTGTTCGTAAACTTGATCATTTTCCTTCTGGTCGAACCCATGCAGCAGGAAATCGCGAGGACGCTTGCTGATTCCCGTGCACCACAGGAAGTGGTGGCTCCGGTCTTGACCTGTGCAACCGAGCATGGACCGAAGATCGTCAATCGCGCGCTGACAGATCCCCGGTGGGCGGCGTCGAGCGTGTTCGGTGCTTGGATCGGTTTGGTCGAACCGGCCGCGCTTCTCGCCGAGGCTGCGCCAGGGTGCGCATCTGCCATCGGGGCTGCCCAGCCGTTTCTCGAGACCCAGGAAGGCTCCAGCGGGTAGCGGAGCAAGGCGAATGGGTGGCAGTCCACTCACCGGCTGCGGCACGTTCGGCCTGAACATCAGTCTCGATCTCCCTCGTCGGCTTTGCAATGGCATCTGATTAGCTTTGCTGGGCTTTAGAACGATATCGGGCGAGATATATCGGTCGCCGGAAGGATCTCGACGCGGCGGGCATCAATCCTCTCATCGTCGCCTTGAACAGGTCACCGATACTCGAGACTCGCGCGGCATTTACGACTGCCTGTGCCAGCACATTCGCAGCAATCCGGTTGGCCGTGAACTTGAATGAGATGCGCGGGGACCACCTGAGGAAGGATACACCAATGGACCGCCTTGGCATGCCACTGAAGCCAGGATCGGATCGTCGCGTGCCGGCCGTTGGTCAAGGCCTTGTTTCGCCCACTGCGTCCGGCTTAATTGACGGTGTGCTGGCGGCGTGCGCTGCTCGCGACCGTATCTCGATCGGTGACGTTGTCGACCAGCTCGGGGCCGCCGGTTTCCCAGCGCTGGTTCTCATCCTCGTGCTTACGGCCCTCATTCCGATCCCGGGGCCATACGGCATGGTCTTCGGCACGGCGGTTGCGATCCTTGCCATCCAGATGATCTTCGGCCGGCCGAAACCCTGGTTGCCAGCTGTTTTGATGCGTCGATCCGTATCCACAGGATTGCTGGTGAAGGCGGGCTCAAAAATGCGAAGCTGGCTGGCTTCAATCGAGAAGCTTCACTCTCCGGGACGGTTCAAACAGCTCGCAGGACGCGAGACCAGTCGCCTTGCAGGTTTGGTTATTTTTCCTCTCTCAATTATGATCAGTTTGCCGATACCGCTCGGCAATGTACCGCCCGTCTTCGCCATCGCAATGATCGCGTTTGCCCTGATCCTGAAGGACGGTTTCGCACTCGTCCTGGGCCTCTTCGCGGCCGTTCTGGCGACTGCATGGGTCGCGGCAGTGTTCTGGTTTGGTGGCGAACTTCTAGCCGGGATCTGGCCGCTGATCGGTTAAGAGTAAGGAATCATCGTTGAAGATGATCGCGTGGCGGCAGTCCGCCCCATAGAATGGGATCTCTCGCGTGGAGGTCGTGCTCATTTTGCTCTTGGGCATAACGTTATAGGCAAGTCAGCCTGACCTCTACGAGCGGTGGCTTGCGGAACTGACCACTGAATCACTGAGTGTCCGGGAAGTATAGCGGTTGGGGTTCATTGCTCACGCGAATGGCTACCTTTCCTGTCTTTCACTCGGAAGCGGTCGGTCAGGAAACCACACCATTACAGACCACCAGTGACCTGAGCCGACCTGCAGCTTTCAGGAAATCGCGAAGCCCGCCTGGCCCACCAAAATGAGGCGCAAAGCTGCCGTTAAGGTCGCGTTGCTTCAATCGGTTTGCAGCACACGGTACACAGAAGCTTCATCTGCTTTGGGATGGCGCCAAGACCTTGATCGCGATGCTGGATCACTTTCGGTACGTGAATTGAGGGCTTTCGTTCTTTGTACACACCCCGCTTTTTCAACTTAACAATCCCCTCCATCTGACGCTTACGGCGGAGACTGGTCTCGGACTCTGCAAGTCCCCCTAGGGTGCCGAGAAAGCCCTGCCAGCTGCGTGGTAGTATCAACCGGTTGTTCGAGCACCCTAAGCCCAGCGCCCCGGGCCCTAAGCTCTCGCAGAAGTATCCGTTTCGTCTGGAAACACCCGGAGCTACAAGGGCCTGACTTTGAATCTCACAGCTCGGACGTGCATCCCCCGGAATAAAATCTCGATCGCTTCGTTTTCTAAGTAGCCCTTCGGCTATTAACCTAGGAGACGAGCGTGAAATCATACATCAGGAAAACGGCCCTTGTTCTGACGGTGCTTGCTGGCACCTCAGTTATGGCCATAGCGCAGACTTCTTCGACGGTGGGCTCTGGCGGCAGCTCTGCAGGTGGCGGAACGAGCAACACCACCCTGGGGACGGGCGGAAGTGCTTCAGGCGGCGATGGCGGCGGAAGCGCGAGCACGCTTGGAACCGGCGGCAGTTCCGCGGGCGACGGCCAAAGCAGTTCGACCGTTGGCACGGGAGGCTCGGCAGCGGGCTCCGGAGATAGTGGAAGCTCCAGCACACTTGGAACCGGCGGCACGTCGGCGGGCGGCGGCAGCTCAAGTTCTTCGGTAGGAACAGGTGGCTCTTCTGCAGGCTCTGGTGAGAGTGGAAGTGCAAGCTCCGTCGGGACCGGCGGCAGTTCCGCGGGCAGTGGTGGCTCGAGCTCAACCGTAGGGACAGGAGGCTCGGCTGCCGGGGCAGCGCAGGACGATACCAGCAACAAGGATTGTCCTCCTGGCCAAGCAAAGAAGGGTAGCTGCGGCTAAAATCCCGAACGCTTTCTGGCTTCGCGGTGCGGAGCCAGGAGTGGATGGAGACATTCAATGCATCCGATTTTTACTGGTCTTCTGACCCTTGGATGGTTCGGAGTGGCCATCGCTTCTTATTCGCAGGTCGATGCTCAATCGGTATCAAATCAAACTCTAACGGCTGCACGGTCATCCAAAAACCCCGCGATACGACAAATGACCGGTCGGGCCTCAGCAGCAGCGTCACTGTCGAATCCGATTTTTACTGGTCTTCTGACCCTTGGATGGTTCGGAGTGGCCATCGCTTCTTATTCGCAGGTCGATGCTCAATCGGTATCAAAATCAAACTCTAACGGCTGCACGGTCATCCAAAAACCCCGCGATACGACAAATGACCGGTCGGGCCTCAGCAGCAGCGTCACTGTCGGCAACGGGTCAGCCTCAGCACGGACCATTGTTGGTGGTTCCGGCTCCAGCGGCTCCGGAGTAACGGTTCATTCTCAGGGCAATGGAAGCAGCGCCGTCGCTACGTCCTCCTCATCAAACGGCACATCCGTCACCGCAGGTTCTGGCGACTGCGTAATCACTCATGAAGAATAGGAGATCCAGGTGAAGTCCTCATACCTCTCGGTTGTCATCCTGTCCTTAATGGCGCCTGTTGGCGGTACCGTTGTTCACGCGCAGGACGGTTGCTCTGGGTCGGCAA
The sequence above is drawn from the Rhodoligotrophos appendicifer genome and encodes:
- a CDS encoding TerC family protein; the encoded protein is MEFAFLFADWLGKPVWMWLSFISIVTALLVFDLGVLHRDNHEIKVRESLILSSMYITLGLAFGGWVWWQLGAESGMNYLTGFVVEKTLALDNVFVIALIFSFFAVPRQYQHRVLFWGILGVIVLRAIMIGLGATLVSQFSWVLYIFAAFLVITGIKMLWIGDKEPEIGNNLVVGFLRRRFNVIDEHHGQHFFVKKPDPKTGRLVWFMTPLFMALVMVELADLIFAVDSVPAIFAITTDPFIVYTSNIFAILGLRALYFALAAMIHRFQYLKPALAIVLIFIGSKIFVADLLGLAKFPAALSLGVTFAIIASGVVWSLAKTRAQPQHVGQKSCRAHEN
- a CDS encoding exopolysaccharide biosynthesis protein, giving the protein MDRLGMPLKPGSDRRVPAVGQGLVSPTASGLIDGVLAACAARDRISIGDVVDQLGAAGFPALVLILVLTALIPIPGPYGMVFGTAVAILAIQMIFGRPKPWLPAVLMRRSVSTGLLVKAGSKMRSWLASIEKLHSPGRFKQLAGRETSRLAGLVIFPLSIMISLPIPLGNVPPVFAIAMIAFALILKDGFALVLGLFAAVLATAWVAAVFWFGGELLAGIWPLIG